Proteins from one Streptomyces sp. NBC_00390 genomic window:
- a CDS encoding SCO2584 family spore wall biosynthesis protein, translated as MPDDVGGRPFPDGWEPDDDRGGADEDFASVVFDEDFVRAAAFHEPTAVERLLAAAEARAEAEAARSGSRTVGAEDELYDDEYGSRAYARGGTRDDDDDADPDDDFTGPYGRHGGALRPYRGTARWHRPVAWVLALVMGIGMVALAFTAVYRGASGNRQDPTVPAPTTTGADATPTGATVTGSGHGPEVTDARSAPPVPAEQHTP; from the coding sequence GTGCCGGACGACGTGGGGGGCAGGCCGTTCCCGGACGGTTGGGAGCCCGACGACGACCGCGGGGGCGCGGACGAGGACTTCGCCTCCGTGGTGTTCGACGAGGACTTCGTCCGGGCCGCCGCGTTCCATGAGCCGACAGCGGTGGAGCGACTGCTCGCCGCGGCCGAGGCGCGCGCCGAGGCCGAGGCCGCCCGCTCCGGATCCCGCACAGTGGGAGCCGAGGACGAGCTCTACGACGATGAGTACGGTTCCCGCGCGTATGCCAGGGGCGGTACCCGCGACGACGATGACGACGCCGACCCCGACGACGACTTCACCGGTCCGTACGGCAGGCACGGCGGCGCCCTGCGTCCCTACCGCGGCACCGCACGCTGGCACCGTCCGGTGGCCTGGGTACTGGCCCTGGTGATGGGCATCGGCATGGTCGCCCTCGCCTTCACGGCCGTCTACCGGGGCGCCTCGGGCAACCGCCAGGACCCGACGGTTCCGGCGCCCACGACGACCGGCGCCGATGCCACCCCCACGGGCGCGACCGTCACCGGCAGCGGCCATGGCCCGGAGGTCACCGACGCCCGCTCCGCACCACCGGTCCCCGCCGAGCAGCACACCCCCTGA